The Xanthomonas sp. DAR 34887 genome has a segment encoding these proteins:
- a CDS encoding class I fructose-bisphosphate aldolase, which yields MSIEQLAETAQAMVAPGKGIIAIDESTSTIAKRFASVGIENVEENRRAYRELLLTTPKLSDHISGAILYDETIRQKTKDGVPFPKYMAEHGIIPGIKVDKGTHPLAGMPGELITEGLDGLRARLEEYYKLGARFAKWRAVITIGEDIPSGVCIETNAHALARYAALCQEQGLVPMVEPEVLMDGDHDIETCYEVTEATLRSLFGALYEQNVVLEGTILKASMVIAGKGCDEQASVEEVAESTVMCLKSTVPAILPGIVFLSGGQTDEQSTAHLNAMNQLGTLPWPLSFSYGRAMQQAALKLWSQDMKGNFAKAQQVVYERAKENGLAALGKWQG from the coding sequence ATGAGCATCGAACAGCTTGCCGAAACCGCACAGGCGATGGTCGCCCCGGGCAAGGGCATCATCGCCATCGACGAATCCACCAGCACGATCGCCAAGCGCTTCGCCAGCGTCGGCATCGAGAATGTCGAGGAGAACCGCCGCGCGTATCGCGAGCTGCTGCTGACCACGCCGAAGCTGAGCGATCACATCTCCGGCGCGATCCTGTACGACGAGACCATCCGCCAGAAGACCAAGGACGGCGTGCCGTTCCCGAAGTACATGGCCGAGCACGGCATCATTCCCGGGATCAAGGTCGACAAGGGCACGCACCCGCTGGCGGGCATGCCCGGCGAGCTGATCACCGAAGGCCTGGACGGCCTGCGCGCGCGCCTGGAGGAGTACTACAAGCTCGGCGCGCGCTTCGCCAAGTGGCGCGCGGTGATCACCATCGGCGAGGACATCCCGTCGGGCGTGTGCATCGAGACCAACGCGCACGCGCTGGCGCGCTACGCCGCGCTGTGCCAGGAGCAGGGCCTGGTGCCGATGGTGGAGCCGGAAGTGCTGATGGACGGCGACCATGATATCGAGACGTGCTACGAAGTCACCGAAGCCACGCTGCGTTCGCTGTTCGGCGCGCTGTACGAGCAGAACGTGGTGCTGGAAGGCACCATCCTGAAGGCCTCGATGGTCATCGCCGGCAAGGGCTGCGACGAGCAGGCCAGCGTCGAGGAAGTGGCCGAGTCCACCGTGATGTGCCTGAAGAGCACCGTGCCGGCGATCCTGCCGGGCATCGTGTTCCTGTCCGGCGGCCAGACCGACGAGCAGTCCACCGCGCATCTCAATGCGATGAACCAGCTCGGCACTCTGCCGTGGCCGCTGAGCTTCTCCTACGGCCGCGCGATGCAGCAGGCCGCGCTGAAGCTGTGGTCGCAGGACATGAAGGGCAACTTCGCCAAGGCGCAGCAGGTGGTCTACGAGCGCGCCAAGGAAAACGGCCTGGCCGCACTGGGCAAGTGGCAGGGCTGA
- a CDS encoding response regulator transcription factor, with the protein MAEVILLEDEPVLREELGEFLQDLGHLATCVASIGEFRQRFDPLRHAMAVIDVGLPDGSGLELIGDLRRAGHRLGIVVFSAHNTGGDRIAGLDIGADHYLGKGADLDELAATLASLGRRLALQPPPARWILEMAAARLNVPDAPPVPLSHQDLLVLGCLMRHAGESVGHREIAEALGVNFLDHDRRRLDTQMYRLRRRVEEISGRPLPVKTLRNSGYRFHAPAALKP; encoded by the coding sequence ATGGCCGAGGTGATCTTGCTGGAGGACGAGCCGGTATTGCGCGAGGAGCTCGGCGAGTTCCTGCAGGATCTGGGGCATCTTGCGACATGCGTGGCCAGTATCGGCGAGTTTCGGCAGCGATTCGATCCGCTGCGCCACGCCATGGCGGTGATCGACGTGGGCCTTCCCGACGGCAGCGGGCTGGAGTTGATCGGCGACCTTCGCCGCGCCGGCCACCGCCTGGGCATCGTGGTGTTCAGCGCGCACAACACCGGCGGCGATCGCATCGCCGGCCTGGACATCGGTGCGGACCACTACCTGGGCAAGGGTGCCGACCTGGACGAACTCGCCGCGACCCTGGCCTCGCTCGGCAGGCGCCTGGCGCTGCAGCCGCCGCCGGCGCGCTGGATCCTGGAGATGGCGGCGGCACGCCTGAACGTCCCCGATGCGCCGCCGGTGCCGCTCTCGCACCAGGACCTGCTGGTGCTCGGCTGCCTGATGCGCCACGCCGGCGAGAGCGTAGGCCATCGCGAGATCGCCGAGGCGCTCGGCGTGAACTTCCTGGACCACGATCGCCGCCGGCTGGACACGCAGATGTACCGGCTGCGGCGGCGCGTGGAAGAGATCAGCGGGCGGCCGCTGCCGGTGAAGACGCTGCGCAATAGCGGCTACCGCTTTCATGCGCCCGCGGCGCTGAAACCCTGA
- a CDS encoding sensor histidine kinase: MNAGLGAEPARSPTAALPLTADYQDASGYLQRLDDPHHRLDARQAASASGWTRLPAGLNAGFTPGTVWLRLPLRVERVPPGGWMLRLSNAVIDDAQAYASVDGGAWRELGHSGENVRRRDWPVDYRSPVFPFAPSHPGDYVVLVRLRSKNALVTRLDVWQRLPFDNQSRREGLEFGLYFGFYLLLLCLHLLFWIATRARMSGLFVAYLGGCVLNEAMSIGLVQQVSGLPVAWSDSLLGISIACSLPVGFQVASRQLNLRAFRPGFVRWSSRLLWTVALLCAGCVLAGRYAWGMRPVQALALLEIVLLTAVALGLLWRRYPPALFFVLAFFPFYLGVALGFLRNLGIVPLNAWTQYATTLGTMLHMTLMSFFIIGRYERQRRIRERRHANAATELARRHGMQLEREVALRTAELRSEIRRRQSLEDELRASLDTERRVMQEQRDFVAMVSHEFRTPLAVIMTSAQQLARKLEAPPERNRVRCGNIRNAAQRLLALVDEYLAEDRMGETSSQLRLQHCALRAMLDELCRDFPPQRVVCDYQIDDDSLFTDAGLLRVALRNLIANADRHCPQGESIGIRVRGRGEGVRVEIANPGERIAPADRERLFQKYYRGANAGNTFGAGLGLYLVRRIAERLGGWVGLAGEASGSSIRFVLLLPRRADTPIAMSLSLPAPDP; this comes from the coding sequence ATGAATGCGGGTCTGGGCGCGGAACCGGCGCGGTCGCCGACGGCCGCGTTGCCGCTGACGGCCGACTACCAGGACGCCAGCGGATACCTGCAGCGCCTGGACGATCCGCACCACCGGCTGGATGCCCGCCAGGCCGCCTCGGCGTCCGGCTGGACCCGGTTGCCTGCCGGCCTCAATGCGGGTTTCACGCCCGGCACCGTGTGGTTGCGGCTGCCGCTGCGGGTCGAGCGCGTACCGCCGGGAGGCTGGATGCTGCGCTTGAGCAATGCCGTGATCGACGATGCGCAGGCCTACGCCAGCGTCGATGGCGGCGCCTGGCGCGAACTAGGCCACAGCGGCGAGAACGTGCGGCGGCGCGACTGGCCGGTGGACTACCGCAGCCCGGTGTTCCCGTTCGCGCCGTCGCATCCCGGCGACTACGTGGTGCTGGTACGGCTGCGGAGCAAGAATGCGCTGGTCACTCGCCTGGATGTCTGGCAGCGGCTGCCGTTCGACAACCAGTCGCGGCGCGAGGGACTTGAGTTCGGCCTGTACTTCGGCTTCTACCTGCTGCTGCTCTGCCTGCATCTGCTGTTCTGGATCGCCACGCGCGCGCGCATGAGCGGGCTGTTCGTCGCCTACCTCGGCGGCTGCGTGCTCAACGAAGCGATGTCGATCGGCCTGGTGCAGCAGGTCTCGGGATTGCCGGTGGCGTGGAGCGACAGCCTGCTGGGCATCAGCATCGCCTGCAGCCTGCCGGTGGGGTTCCAGGTCGCTAGCCGGCAATTGAACCTGCGCGCGTTTCGTCCGGGATTCGTGCGCTGGAGTTCGCGCCTGCTGTGGACGGTCGCACTGCTTTGCGCGGGGTGCGTACTCGCTGGCCGCTACGCCTGGGGCATGCGACCGGTGCAGGCGCTGGCCTTGCTGGAGATCGTGCTGCTGACGGCAGTGGCGCTGGGCCTGCTGTGGCGACGCTATCCGCCGGCGCTGTTCTTCGTGCTGGCCTTCTTTCCGTTCTACCTGGGGGTGGCGCTCGGATTCCTGCGCAACCTGGGAATCGTCCCGCTCAATGCGTGGACCCAGTACGCCACCACGCTCGGCACCATGCTGCACATGACGCTGATGAGTTTCTTCATCATCGGCCGCTACGAGCGGCAACGGCGCATCCGCGAGCGCCGGCATGCCAATGCCGCCACGGAACTGGCGCGCCGGCACGGCATGCAGCTGGAGCGCGAGGTGGCGCTGCGCACCGCCGAACTACGCAGCGAGATACGCCGGCGGCAGTCGCTGGAGGACGAACTGCGCGCCTCGCTGGACACCGAGCGCAGGGTGATGCAGGAGCAGCGCGACTTCGTGGCGATGGTGTCGCACGAGTTCCGCACGCCGTTGGCGGTGATCATGACATCGGCGCAGCAACTGGCGCGCAAGCTGGAGGCGCCGCCGGAACGCAATCGCGTGCGCTGCGGCAATATCCGCAATGCCGCGCAACGGCTGCTGGCGCTGGTGGACGAGTACCTCGCCGAAGACCGCATGGGCGAAACCAGCTCGCAATTGCGGCTGCAGCACTGCGCGTTGCGCGCGATGCTGGACGAGTTGTGCCGGGACTTCCCGCCGCAGCGCGTGGTCTGCGACTACCAGATCGACGACGACAGCCTGTTCACCGACGCCGGCTTGTTGCGGGTCGCCTTGCGCAATCTGATCGCCAATGCCGACCGCCATTGCCCGCAGGGCGAATCGATCGGCATCCGCGTGCGCGGTCGCGGCGAGGGAGTGCGGGTGGAAATCGCCAATCCTGGCGAGCGCATCGCACCTGCAGATCGGGAGCGGCTGTTCCAGAAGTACTATCGCGGCGCGAACGCGGGGAACACGTTCGGCGCCGGACTCGGCCTCTATCTGGTGCGCAGGATCGCCGAACGGCTTGGCGGCTGGGTCGGGTTGGCCGGCGAAGCGTCCGGCTCGTCCATCCGCTTCGTGCTGCTGCTGCCGCGACGTGCGGACACGCCGATTGCGATGTCGCTGTCGTTGCCTGCGCCCGATCCCTGA
- a CDS encoding TetR/AcrR family transcriptional regulator codes for MTKAHTPAPQLRGPSDHDVRAQIVEAATEYFGRYGYEKTTVSDLAKAIGFSKAYIYKFFDSKQAIGEVICSNRLSMIMAAVDEAVADVPAAPERLRRVFKTLVEAGSYLFFHDRKLYDIAATSAGESWPSVGAYEDRLKAMVLQIVRDGRQAGEFERKTPLDEAVNAIYLVMRPYINPLQLQHNLDNAAEATAQLSNLILRSLAP; via the coding sequence ATGACGAAAGCACACACTCCCGCGCCCCAACTTCGGGGGCCTTCGGATCATGACGTCCGCGCTCAGATCGTCGAGGCGGCGACCGAATATTTCGGCCGCTACGGCTATGAGAAAACCACCGTTTCCGATCTGGCGAAGGCGATCGGCTTCTCCAAGGCCTACATCTACAAGTTCTTCGATTCCAAACAGGCGATCGGCGAGGTCATCTGCTCCAATCGCCTGAGCATGATCATGGCCGCTGTCGACGAAGCCGTCGCCGACGTTCCCGCCGCTCCCGAGCGACTGCGCCGGGTATTCAAGACATTGGTGGAGGCCGGCAGCTATCTGTTCTTCCACGACCGCAAGCTCTACGACATCGCCGCGACCTCGGCCGGCGAGTCCTGGCCGTCGGTTGGCGCATACGAAGACCGCCTCAAGGCCATGGTGCTGCAGATCGTGCGCGATGGCCGCCAAGCCGGGGAATTCGAGCGCAAGACGCCGCTGGATGAAGCGGTCAATGCCATCTACCTGGTCATGCGCCCCTACATCAATCCGCTGCAGTTGCAGCACAACCTGGACAACGCGGCCGAGGCGACGGCCCAGCTATCCAACCTGATACTGCGCAGCCTGGCACCGTAA
- a CDS encoding efflux RND transporter periplasmic adaptor subunit: MFRRQLASYAVCLLPLALTACGNGHSSDPRTEAPLVRVGAVEGASATSRAFTGVVAARVQSDLGFRVSGKVLERLVDTGQTVRRGQPLMRMDPIDLGLQAQAQQEAVAAARARAKQTADDEARYRDLVAEGAVSASAYDQIKAAADSARAQLKAAEAQAGVARNASGYALLLADADGVVVETLAEQGQVVSAGQPVVRLARAGQREAIVHLPETLRPTVGSLAQATLFGNRQAAVSAKLRLLSDAADPATRTYEARYVLEGALAQAPLGATVTVDIPDGTHATASLKVPIGALFDPGKGPGVWAIEGKPAKAVWRSVQVLGLSDEAAQVKGNLKVGDQVVSLGAHLLREGEAVRPIGQGEAMPAGDRP; encoded by the coding sequence ATGTTCCGGCGCCAGCTCGCTTCGTATGCCGTCTGTCTGTTGCCGCTTGCCCTGACGGCATGCGGTAACGGCCACTCTTCCGATCCGCGTACGGAGGCTCCGCTGGTCCGGGTCGGGGCCGTCGAGGGCGCCTCCGCCACGTCTCGAGCGTTCACCGGGGTGGTGGCGGCCCGGGTTCAGAGCGACCTGGGCTTTCGCGTCTCTGGCAAGGTGCTGGAGCGCCTCGTCGATACCGGGCAGACCGTCAGGCGCGGCCAGCCGCTCATGCGGATGGACCCCATCGACCTGGGGTTGCAGGCTCAAGCGCAACAGGAAGCGGTGGCCGCGGCGCGAGCGCGTGCGAAGCAAACCGCCGACGATGAGGCGCGCTACCGCGACCTGGTCGCCGAAGGCGCTGTTTCGGCCTCTGCATACGATCAAATCAAAGCCGCAGCCGACTCGGCGCGAGCACAACTCAAGGCCGCCGAGGCGCAAGCCGGCGTCGCCAGGAACGCGTCGGGCTATGCGCTCCTGCTTGCCGATGCAGATGGCGTCGTGGTCGAGACCCTCGCCGAGCAGGGGCAGGTGGTGAGTGCCGGGCAGCCGGTCGTGCGCCTTGCCCGGGCCGGCCAGCGCGAAGCCATCGTGCATCTGCCGGAAACGCTGCGACCGACCGTTGGATCGCTTGCGCAAGCGACGTTGTTCGGAAATCGGCAGGCCGCCGTATCGGCAAAACTGCGGCTGCTCTCCGACGCGGCCGATCCCGCAACGCGTACTTACGAGGCCAGGTATGTGCTAGAAGGTGCGCTGGCGCAGGCGCCGCTGGGCGCCACCGTCACCGTCGACATTCCCGACGGCACGCACGCCACGGCATCGCTGAAGGTCCCGATCGGCGCGTTGTTCGACCCAGGCAAAGGGCCGGGCGTGTGGGCCATCGAAGGCAAGCCTGCAAAAGCGGTTTGGCGCTCCGTCCAGGTGCTGGGCCTGTCGGACGAAGCGGCGCAGGTGAAAGGCAATCTCAAGGTCGGCGACCAGGTGGTCTCACTCGGTGCGCATCTGCTTCGCGAAGGCGAGGCCGTCAGGCCGATAGGCCAAGGCGAAGCGATGCCTGCCGGAGATCGTCCATGA
- a CDS encoding efflux transporter outer membrane subunit, giving the protein MFPRRSFALFLCASLMAGCAAGPDYRRPDAPLPSHYIGRAAEPGRGPSASELAAWWQGFDDPLLAHFVSLALEQNLDLAQAAARVSQARAGLGAANAALLPSAAIDGSAARARQSVETPLGQVLASTPGYDRWGNAYEADLGASWELDVFGGLRRGREAALADYQASQAGAVATRLAVAAQTADIYVTIRGLQARLGIARQQVKTQQDLLTKVGLLYGKGLAAEYQVRQTEGALSQVQATVPVLQAGLDASMNALDVMLGVPPGTHRPELETVVPIPATPRIGETGSPADLLHRRPDLIVAERRLVASNARIGEAIAEYYPKFSLSGLLGSATAISSDNLFTSGASQTSAVLGLRWRLFDFGRINAQIDLAKGRDAEALAAYRQAVLRATEDVENAFSALANRGEQAATLTQGELALSRARASSFAAYRRGAASLIDVLHADASLLQASDARAQAQTESARAAVAAFRALGGGWQSTPSDATAAR; this is encoded by the coding sequence ATGTTTCCACGTCGCTCCTTTGCGCTGTTCCTCTGCGCCAGCCTGATGGCCGGTTGCGCGGCAGGCCCGGACTATCGCCGCCCGGATGCGCCCCTCCCGAGCCATTACATTGGGCGGGCGGCCGAACCAGGGCGTGGCCCATCTGCCTCCGAACTGGCGGCGTGGTGGCAGGGGTTCGACGATCCGCTGCTCGCCCACTTCGTCTCCTTGGCGCTGGAACAGAACCTCGACCTGGCACAGGCCGCTGCCCGCGTCAGCCAGGCGCGCGCCGGGCTTGGCGCCGCCAATGCGGCCTTGCTTCCGTCGGCGGCGATCGACGGCTCGGCGGCTCGCGCCCGCCAGTCGGTCGAAACCCCGCTGGGACAAGTGCTCGCGTCCACGCCCGGATACGACAGGTGGGGAAATGCCTACGAAGCCGATCTGGGTGCGAGCTGGGAGCTGGATGTTTTCGGAGGCCTGCGGCGCGGCCGCGAAGCGGCACTGGCCGACTACCAGGCCTCGCAGGCCGGGGCCGTTGCGACACGCCTGGCGGTCGCTGCGCAGACAGCGGACATCTACGTCACCATTCGCGGCTTGCAGGCCCGCCTCGGCATTGCCCGGCAGCAAGTCAAGACCCAACAAGATCTGCTGACCAAGGTCGGTCTGCTTTACGGCAAGGGACTGGCTGCCGAGTACCAGGTCCGGCAGACGGAGGGGGCGTTGTCGCAGGTGCAAGCGACGGTTCCCGTTCTGCAGGCAGGTCTCGATGCGTCGATGAATGCATTGGACGTGATGCTGGGTGTTCCTCCAGGCACGCATCGCCCCGAACTCGAAACTGTCGTCCCGATTCCGGCAACGCCGCGGATCGGCGAGACGGGCTCGCCGGCCGATCTTCTGCACAGGCGCCCCGACCTGATCGTGGCCGAACGCCGGCTGGTTGCGTCCAACGCCCGGATTGGTGAGGCGATCGCCGAGTATTACCCCAAGTTCTCGCTGAGCGGTTTGCTGGGAAGCGCCACGGCGATTTCCAGCGACAATCTGTTCACCAGCGGCGCGAGCCAGACGTCGGCCGTGTTGGGGCTGAGGTGGCGTCTTTTCGACTTCGGCCGCATCAATGCGCAGATCGATCTGGCGAAGGGACGCGATGCCGAGGCATTGGCCGCGTACCGCCAGGCCGTTCTGCGCGCGACCGAGGATGTCGAGAACGCTTTTTCGGCATTGGCCAATCGCGGCGAACAGGCCGCGACGTTGACGCAAGGCGAGCTCGCGCTTTCTCGCGCAAGGGCGTCCTCGTTCGCGGCCTATCGGCGAGGGGCCGCGAGCCTGATCGACGTGTTGCACGCCGACGCATCGCTGTTGCAGGCGTCGGATGCGAGGGCGCAGGCGCAGACCGAGTCGGCGCGCGCTGCCGTCGCCGCGTTCAGGGCGCTTGGCGGCGGCTGGCAGTCAACGCCTTCGGACGCAACGGCGGCTCGCTGA